The region CGAAATTACCTACATGTGCCCTGGCGCCGAGCACGCTGCCCGGACGCAACCGCGCAAATGGACCGGCATCGCTGCCCTCGCCCATCACAGCACCTTCAATATGGCTGTTGGCTTTGACCACCACGCCCTTGCGCAAGGTGCTGTCCTTGATCACGCAGTTCGGGCCAATCACCACGTCGTCTTCAATGATCACGCGGCCTTCGAGGATCACGTTGATATCAATCAGCACGTCGCGGCCGACAGTAACCTCACCGCGAACATCAAAACGCGCCGGGTCGCGCAAGGTCACACCTTGCGCCATCAAGCGGCGGCCTTCGCGCAATTGGTAGTGGCGCTCCAGTTCTGCAAGCTGCTTGCGGTCGTTGGCGCCCTGCACTTCCATAGGGTCGTGGGGCTGCTCGGTGGCAACCAGCAGGCCATCGCTCACGGCCATTTCGATGACGTCGGTGAGGTAATACTCGCCCTGGACGTTGTTGTTGGACAGACGGCTCATCCAGTCAGCAAGCTTGTTGGCAGGGACGGCGAGAATGCCGGTATTGCCTTCGGTAATAGCACGCTGGGCTTCAGTGGCATCTTTGTGTTCAACGATGGCCGCAACCTTGCCGTCGGCATCGCGCACGATGCGGCCATAGCCGGTAGGGTCCTCCAGCTCGACGGTGAGCAGGCCCATCTGGCCAGGGACTACGTGCTTGAGCAGGCGTTGCAGGGTTTCCACTTCGATCAGCGGCACGTCGCCATAAAGAATCAGCACAGTATCGGCACTGATGAACGGCACGGCTTGCGCGGTGGCGTGGCCGGTACCGAGTTGTTTGTCCTGCAATACGAAATTCAGGTCATCCGCAGCCAGGCGTTCACGCACCACATCGGCACCGTGGCCAATCACCACGTGAATCCGCTGCGGGTCCAGTTGCCGGGCGCTGTGGATAACATGGCCAAGCATGGAGTTGCCCGCTACGGGGTGCAGCACCTTGGGCAGGGCTGAACGCATGCGGGTGCCCTGGCCTGCGGCGAGGATGACAATTTCAAGAGACATGAATGGCTACCAATCCTGGGCGGTCCGGCTTCAGACCAGAGAAGTGTTTTGCTAAAAAAGAAAAAGGGTAGCCGAGGCTACCCTTTTTAATCAATCGCGCTTGAAGCATGGCGGCTGGGCCGCTTACTTCTTGCGGATCTGCTGGAGCGTGCGCAGCTGAGCTGCAGCTTCGGCCAGACGTACAGCAGCAGCGCTGTAGTCGAAGTCCGCGCCCTTTTCGTTCAGGGCCTTCTCGGCAGCCTTGACGGCTTCCTGAGCGGAGGCTTCATCCAGGTCGCCAGCACGTTGCACGGTGTCGGCAAGTACCTTGACCATGTTCGGCTGAACCTCGAGGAAACCACCGGAGATGTAAAACACCTCCTTTTCCCCGCCTTGCTTGGTCAGAGTGATCGGACCTGGCTTCAAGCTGGTGATCAATGGCGCGTGGCCCATGGCAATACCCAGGTCACCGAGTTCGCCGTGTGCAATCACCATTTCTACCAGACCGGAGAAGATTTCCCCTTCCGCGCTGACGATATCGCAATGGACTGTCATAGCCATCTGATTGCCTCAACCTGATGAGCGCCCGTTTCCGGGCGCCGGGATTACAGTTTCTTGGCTTTCTCGATCGCTTCTTCGATGCCGCCGACCATGTAGAACGCTTGTTCTGGCAGGTGGTCGTAGTCACCGTTGAGGATGCCTTTGAAGCCAGCAATGGTGTCTTTCAGGGAAACGTATTTACCCGATGCACCGGTGAAGACTTCAGCCACGAAGAACGGCTGCGACAAGAAACGCTGGATCTTACGAGCACGGTTTACCAACTGCTTGTCGGCTTCCGACAGCTCGTCCATACCCAGGATCGCGATGATGTCCTTCAGTTCTTTGTAACGCTGCAGCACGTACTGAACGCCGCGAGCGGTGTCGTAGTGCTCCTGGCCGATCACGTTCGGATCCAGCTGGCGCGAAGTCGAGTCAAGTGGATCGACCGCTGGGTAGATACCCAGGGAAGCGATGTCACGGGACAGAACGACGGTGGCGTCCAAGTGGGCGAAGGTGGTCGCTGGCGACGGGTCGGTCAAGTCATCCGCAGGTACGTATACCGCTTGGATCGAGGTGATCGAACCTTCTTTGGTCGAAGTGATACGTTCTTGCAGAACGCCCATCTCTTCAGCCAGGGTCGGCTGGTAACCTACTGCCGAAGGCATACGGCCCAGCAGTGCGGATACTTCAGTACCGGCCAGGGTGTAACGGTAGATGTTGTCGACGAACAGCAGAACGTCGTTACCTTCGTCACGGAACTTCTCGGCCATGGTCAGGCCAGTCAGTGCTACGCGCAGACGGTTACCCGGCGGCTCGTTCATCTGACCGTAAACCAGTGCCACTTTGTCCAGAACGTTGGAGTCCTTCATCTCGTGGTAGAAGTCGTTACCCTCACGAGTACGCTCACCCACACCGGCGAACACGGAATAACCGCTGTGCTCGATGGCGATGTTACGGATCAGTTCCATCATGTTTACGGTCTTGCCTACACCGGCACCACCGAACAGACCGACTTTACCGCCTTTGGCGAACGGGCAAACCAGGTCGATAACCTTGATGCCGGTTTCCAGCAGATCGTTGCCGCCCGCTTGCTCGGCGAACGAAGGTGCCGGACGGTGAATGCCCCAGCGCTCTTCGGTGTCGATCGGGCCAGCTTCGTCAATCGGGTTGCCCAGTACGTCCATGATCCGGCCCAGGGTCGCTTTACCGACCGGTACGGAGATGGCAGCGCCAGTGTCCAGAACATCCAGACCGCGCTTCAAGCCTTCGGTGGAACCCATTGCAATGGTACGAACCACGCCGTCGCCCAGCTGCTGCTGAACTTCCAGAGTGGTGCCTGCATCGCTTTGTACTTTCAAAGCGTTGTAGATGCTCGGTACGCTGTCGCGTGGAAATTCCACGTCGATAACGGCGCCGATGATTTGAACGATACGTCCGCTACTCATAGCTGGATCCTCTGAATATTTGAACCGTTAAACCGCGGCAGCGCCGCCGACGATTTCCGAGATCTCTTGGGTGATCGCAGCCTGACGCGCCTTGTTGTAGATCAGCTGCAAATCGCTGATCAGATCACCGGCGTTATCGGTAGCGTTTTTCATCGCGATCATCCGCGCCGCTTGTTCAGCTGCGTTGTTCTCGACCACCGCCTGGTACACCTGCGACTCCACGTAGCGCACCATCAAGCCGTCAAGCAGCTCTTTGGCGTCTGGTTCGTAGAGGTAGTCCCAGTGGTGCTTGAGTTCCTGATCCGGAGTCGCCACCAGTGGAATCAATTGCTCCACGGTTGGCTGCTGGGTCATGGTGTTGATGAACTTGTTGGATACCACGGACAGGCGGTCAATCCGGCCTTCCAGGTACGCATCCAGCATCACCTTCACACTGCCGATCAAATCATTGATCGACGGCTCTTCACCCAGGTGGCTGATAGCTGCAACGACGTTACCGCCGAAGTTGCGGAAAAAGGCCGCACCCTTGCTACCAACAACACACAGATCGATCTCGACGCCCTTTTCGCGGTTTACCGCCATGTCCTTGACCAGGGCCTTGAACAGGTTGGTATTCAAACCACCGCACAAACCACGGTCACTGCTCACTACCACATAACCCACACGCTTAACTTCGCGGTCGATCATGAACGGGTGGCGGTATTCCGGGTTGGCGTTGGCCAGATGCCCAATTACCTGGCGGATACGCTCCGCATAAGGACGGCTAGCAGCCATGCGCATTTGTGCCTTGCGCATTTTGCTGACCGCCACTTTTTCCATGGCGCTGGTAATTTTTTGCGTGCTTTTGATGCTCGCAATCTTACTGCGAATCTCTTTTGCGCCTGCCATGTAACACCTATCAGGTTAGCAAGCGGGAGCCTTGCGGCTCCCGCTGCGGCTTACCAGGTTTGGGTGGCCTTGAACTTCTCGATACCGGCTTTCATGCCAGCGTCGATATCGTCATTGAAGTCACCCTTCACGTTGATCTTCGCCATCAATTCGGCGTGATCGCGGTTGAAGTAAGCAATCAGCGCTTGTTCGAAGCTGCCGATCTTGGTGATTTCAACGTCGGTCAGGAACCCACGCTCAGCGGCATACAGCGACAACGCCATGTCAGCGATCGACATTGGGGCGTATTGCTTCTGCTTCATCAGCTCGGTAACGCGCTGACCATGCTCAAGTTGCTTACGGGTCGCTTCGTCCAGGTCAGAAGCGAACTGGGCGAATGCCGCCAGTTCACGGTACTGAGCCAGAGCGGTACGGATACCACCGGAGAGCTTCTTGATGATCTTGGTCTGAGCGGCACCACCCACACGGGATACCGAAACACCGGCGTTCACAGCAGGACGGATCCCGGAGTTGAACATGGCCGATTCCAGGAAGATCTGACCGTCGGTGATGGAAATCACGTTGGTCGGAACGAACGCGGAAACGTCGCCAGCCTGGGTTTCGATGATCGGCAGTGCGGTCAGGGAACCGGTTTTGCCGGTCACTGCGCCGTTGGTGAACTTCTCTACGTATTCTTCCGAAACGCGGGATGCACGCTCCAGCAGACGGGAGTGGAGATAGAACACGTCGCCTGGGTAAGCTTCACGGCCTGGTGGACGGCGCAGCAGCAGGGAAATCTGGCGGTAAGCCACTGCTTGCTTGGACAGATCGTCATAAACGATCAGCGCGTCTTCACCGCGGTCGCGGAAGAATTCACCCATGGTGCAACCGGAGTACGGTGCCAGGAATTGCAGCGCAGGAGATTCCGAAGCACTGGCAGCCACGATGATCGTGTTGGCCAGGGCGCCGTTTTCTTCCAGCTTGCGAACCACGTTGGCGATGGTCGATTGCTTCTGACCAATAGCTACGTAGACGCAGAAAATGCCGCTGTTCTTCTGGTTGATGATCGCGTCGATCGCCAGAGCGGTTTTACCGATCTGACGGTCACCGATGATCAGCTCACGCTGGCCACGGCCGACTGGGATCATGGCATCGACAGCCTTGTAGCCAGTCTGTACAGGCTGGTCTACCGACTTACGCCAGATCACGCCTGGAGCAACTTTCTCGACCGCATCGGTCTCGGTGTTGCCCAGTGGACCTTTACCGTCAACAGGGTTACCCAGTGCGTCGACTACGCGACCCAGCAGTTCCTTACCAACCGGAACCTCCAGGATGCGGCCGGTGCACTTGGCGCTCATGCCTTCAGCCAGACTGGTGTACGCGCCCAATACAACGGCACCTACGGAGTCTTGCTCCAGGTTGAGGGCCATACCGTAGACGCCGCCCGGAAACTCGATCATCTCGCCGTACATTACGTCGGCCAGACCGTGAATCCGCACGATGCCGTCAGATACGCTGACGACAGTGCCTTCGTTACGGGCTTGGGAGGTCACATCGAGCTTGTCGATGCGGCCCTTGATAATTTCACTTATTTCGGAAGGATTGAGTTGCTGCATTGCTCTGCTGCCCCTTCAAACTCAAGATTTCAATGCTTCGGCAAGTTTCGCGATTTTGCCGCGAATCGAGCCATCGATAACCAGGTCGCCGGCGCGGATAACGACACCACCAATCAGGGATGCGTCCTCCGTAGCTTGCAGGCGCACTTCCCGATTGAGTCGTGCACTGAGAACCTTGGCGAGTTTGTCTTGCTGTTCTTGGTTCAATGCGAAAGCACTGGTCACTTCAACGTCTACCGATTTCTCTTCTTCGGCCTTGTACAGGTCGAACAGAGCGGCAATCTCCGGCAAAAGCGGGAGACGGTCGTTTTCGGCAACGACGTGGATGAAGTTCTGCACTTTCACATCAAACTTGTCGCCGCACACTTCAATAAAAGTGGCGGCCTTGTCTGCGCTCGTCAGGCGCGGGGCCTTGAGCACGCGCTGCATGGTGTCGTCTTGCGACACTGCTGCAGCCAGGCCGAGCATGGCTGACCAAGAGGCCAGCTGCTGGTGGGCCTGGGCGTGCTCGAAGGCTGCCTTAGCATAAGGTCGGGCCAACGTGGTCAGTTCTGCCATGATCGCCCTCGCTTAAATTTCAGCAGCCAGTTTGTTAACCAGCTCCGCGTGCGCGTTTTGATCGATTGTGGCACCGAGGATCTTCTCAGCACCGCCGACCGCCAGAGCACCCAGTTGGGCACGCAGCGCGTCTTTGACGCCGTTCAGTTCCTGTTCGATCTCGGCATGAGCCGAAGCCTTCACACGGTCAGCTTCGACGCGGGCTTTATCAACAGCCTCTTCGACGATCTGGTTACCGCGTTTCTTGGCTTGCTCAATGATTTCAGCTGCCTGTGCTTTAGCTTCGCGCAGTTGATGACCCGCTTTCTCTTGGGCCAACTCCAGGTCGCGAGCTGCACGGGTGGCAGCGTCCAAACCATCCGCGATCTTCTTCTGACGTTCGTGCAAAGCCGCGATGACCGGAGGCCACACGAACTTCATGCAAAACACTACAAAAATGAAGAACGCAACGGATTGGCCAATCAGGGTTGCATTAATGTTCACGCCAACACCTCGCTCATTCGTTGTCCATCACCCCAATCAACTCGAAAAATTCGAGTGATTAGCCAGCGAGTTGACCAACGAAAGGGTTCGCGAAGGTGAAGAACAGAGCGATACCAACACCGATCATGGTCACGGCGTCGAGCAGGCCGGCGACGATGAACATTTTAACTTGCAGCATTGGGACCATTTCTGGCTGACGCGCTGCGCCTTCCAGGAATTTGCCGCCCAGCAGGCCGAAACCAATGGCAGTACCCAGGGCGCCCAGGCCGATCAACAGTGCAACAGCGATAGCGGTTAGACCAACTACAGTTTCCATCTTTCCTCCCGACTTTTACGTCGTATGGTTTAGGTTTTTTAGATTTTAAAGCGGTAAAACAAATCGTTTCATAGCCCTGGTGGGCCACCTTCCCGTGTTACCGGGAAGGACATCAGACTAGTCGAGACTGGTCTTAATGGTTCTCTTCGTGCGCCATCGACAGGTAGACGATGGTCAGCATCATGAAGATGAAGGCCTGCAGGGTGATGATCAGGATGTGGAACACAGCCCACGCCCACTGCAGAACGATGCCCAGGCCGCTAAGCCAGAGCAGACCACTGCCGAACATCACAGCGATCAGAATGAATACCAGCTCGCCGGCGTACATGTTGCCGAACAGTCGCAGGGCCAGGGAAATCGGCTTGGCGACCAGGGTCACGAACTCCAGCAGGAAGTTCACCGGGATCAGCAGGGCTTGAACGAAGATGTTCTTGCTGCCGAACGGGTGCAGGGTCAGTTCGCCGATGAAGCCGCCGATGCCCTTGACCTTGATGCTGTAGAAAATGATCAACGCAAACACCGACAGGGCCATGCCCAGGGTGGCGTTAGGGTCCGTGGTGGAAACCGCACGGAATGGAATGTGGTGATCGCCGGTGATCAGGATGGCCAGCTGAGGAATCCAGTCGACCGGAATCAGGTCGACGGCGTTCATCAGGAACACCCAGACGAAGATGGTCAGTGCCAGCGGTGCAATCACCGGGCTACGGCCATGGAAGCTGTCTTTCACGCTGCCATCGACGAATTCGACCAATACTTCAACGAAGTTCTGTAAAGCACCTGGCTGACCGGAAGTCGCCTTCTTTGCCGCCATGCGGAAAATCAGGACGAAGATCAGACCCAATGCGACAGACCAACCCAGAGTATCCAGGTGGAATGCCCAGAAGCCCATTTCTTTGGCTTCTGCTGCGGTGTGGGCGAAGCCCCAGCCGCCGTTGGGAAGCTGACCGAAGGTCAGGTTCTGCAAGTGGTGCTGGATATAGCCCGAAGCGGTTGTTTCTGCCATGGTTGCCTCAAACGCCCTAAGGTTTCGAAAGTCTTGTTTTCATTAGCAGGGGAGCGAACCAGCTGACCAGTTGGGTCAACACGAAGACGCCGAATACAGCCAGCGGCGCCAATGGCTTCACACCTGCAAAGGTCAGTGCAAACAGCACTGCCGTCAAAATCAATTTCCCTGCCTCGCCAGCATAAAAAGACCGGACGATGGACTGGGCTGCTCGGGCGCCGGAAAACCGAAAGGCCCTGTGAGCAAAATACATATTGGGCAGCAAGGCTATCAGGCCTCCGCAGAGTCCTGAATACCCGGCTACGACTCCATGCCAATACCAAAGCGCCAATGCGGCGATCAGCAAAACGACAAATTGAGCCAATAAAACCGGGAAAACGGCCAAGCGATGGAACGGCAACGTGTTTGGCGTGCGGGTTTCCATCACTCTTGCTCCTCAATGGTCGGCTGCCGGAAATCAATAACTTGGCATAATTTGTGCCGACAAAATGCGCGCAGAGTATAGGGGCGGTTCTGCCCCTATTCAACTGTCGGGTAGTGTTTTCCGATCGCGCGCTACATAAGCAAATGTTTCAGCGGATGTGGGCAAGGACGCCCTGAAGCTCATCGAGTGAGTTATATCCGATCACCAATTGCCCTTTGCCTTTCTTGCCATGACGAATTTGCACCGCAGAGCCTAGGCGCTCGGCCAGGCGCTGCTCGAGACGCGCGATATCCGGATCAGGTTTGGCCGTTTCGACCGGTGCAGGTTTGCCGCTCAGCCACTGGCGAACCAGGGCCTCGGTCTGACGAACGGTGAGCCCCCGTGCGACAACGTGTCGCGCCCCTTCAACCTGTTGATTTTCCGGCAAACCGAGCAAAGCACGTGCATGACCCATTTCCAGGTCGCCGTGGGACAACATGGTCTTGATAACTTCCGGCAGTGCGATCAAACGCAACAAGTTGGACACAGTCACGCGGGATTTACCCACCGCATCGGCCACTTGTTGTTGGGTCAGCTGAAATTCCTGCTGCAAGCGCTGCAACGCGATCGCTTCTTCGATCGGGTTGAGGTCTTCACGCTGGATGTTTTCGATCAACGCCATGGCAATGGCGGTTTCGTCTGGCACATCGCGCACCATCGCCGGGATGGTTTCCTTACCGGCCTGCTGGCTGGCACGCCAGCGGCGTTCACCGGCAATGATTTCGAAGCGGCCACCACCGATCGGGCGTACCACGATCGGCTGCATCACGCCCTGGGCCTTGATCGAATTGGCCAGTTCTTCCAGCGCCTGGGGGTCCATATCCCGGCGTGGCTGGTATTTACCGCGCTGGATCAGGTCCAGCGGCAGGTGTTGCAGCTCGCGCTCTTCGGCCTGCACCGCTTGTTCTTCAAGCGAAGTGACAGTCGGACCACTCAGCAGTGCATCCAGTCCACGTCCGAGACCTCGTTTCTTGACGGCCATGGGGATTCCTTAAGTTGGCTGGGCAGCAGCGGTGCGTGAGTTGCGGCGTTGACGGCGAACCATCTCGCCGGCCAATGCCAGGTAGGCAATGGCACCACGCGATGATTTGTCGTACGCCAGCGCGGGCATGCCATAGCTCGGCGCTTCGGCCAAACGGATGTTACGTGGGATCACGGTGTCGTAAAGCTGATCGCCAAAGTGTTCCTTGAGCTGCGCCGACACATCGTTCATCAGGCTCAGACGCGGGTCATACATCGTGCGCAGCAGGCCTTCGATTTGCAGGTTCGGGTTGAGCAGTTCAGCGATACGCTTGATGTTATCCACAAGGTCACTCAACCCTTCGAGCGCGAAGTACTCGCACTGCATGGGGATAATCACCCCGTCGGCTGCAACCAATGCGTTCAACGTCAGCATCGACAGCGACGGTGGGCAGTCGATCAAAATGTAATCGTAGTTCTCGCGGATCGGCGCCAAGGCGCTGCGCAGACGGCTTTCTTTCATCTGCATTTCCAGCAGCACCACTTCCGCCGCCGTCAAATCACGGTTGGCCGGCAGCAGTTGATAACCGCCGTGTTCGGAGTAGTGCATGGCCTGGGCCAGGTCGCACTCGCCGATCAGCAAGTCGTAGACCGAGTTTTCCAGGCCGTGTTTATCCACACCGCTACCCATGGTGGCGTTGCCCTGTGGATCGAGATCGATCAACAACACCCGGCGCTTGGTAGCAACCAGGGATGCTGCGAGGTTGATGCAGGTGGTGGTTTTGCCCACGCCACCTTTCTGGTTCGCTATCGCGAATACCTTAGCCATTCTTGCTTGTGTTCCCAATCATGCCGTGCGGCGCAGTATCAGCAGATGGCGTTGGCCTTGGCAACCGGGTACGGCCAAGGCGTGTTCGCTATCGAGGTGGAAGTCTGCCGGCAATGCTAGCAGCTCGTCGCTTGGATGAACGCCCTTCATTGCCAGCCAGCGGGTGTCGCGGTCGCCCAAATGGCGCGTCCAGTTACTGAAGTTCTCCATGCTGCTGAACGCCCGGGAAACAATTCCATTGAAAGGCAATTCAGGCGTGAATTCTTCGACCCGGCTGTGGATAACTTGCAGGTTATCCAACTTGAGCTCGAGCTTGACCTGAGTCAGGAAGCGGGTTTTCTTGCCGTTGCTGTCCAGGCACGTCACTTGCGAGTCCGGAAACAGGATGGCCAGCGGAATGCCTGGCATGCCTCCGCCACTGCCAACATCGAGCCAGCGACCGTTTTCGATAAACGGCATCACGCTCAGGCTGTCGAGCAAATGTCGGGAAACCATTTCGTCAGGATTGCGTACCGCAGTCAGGTTGTAAGCCTTGTTCCATTTGATCAAAAGGGCCAGATAGCCCAGCAGCAACTCGTGCTGGGCTGCAGTCAGGTCAACACCCAACTGGCGTGCACCTGTGGATAACTCTTCGGCGTGTTGCGAGGTGACCAACGAACTCAAGCGCTTTGCTCCAACTGACGGCCCGCGCCGCGTTTTTTCAAATGAATCATCAACAACGAAATCGCTGCCGGGGTGACGCCGGGAATACGTGAAGCCTGACCCAATGTTTCCGGCCGAGTTATCCCCAGCTTGCTTTGAATTTCTTTCGACAACCCGGAAATCCCGGTGTAATCGATATCCACAGGCAGCTTGGTGTTCTCACTGGCGCGCAGTCGAGCGATCTCATCCTGCTGGCGGTCGATGTACCCGGCGTACTTGGTCTTGATTTCAACTTGCTCGGCGACTTGTGGGTCTTCGGCACCGTGGCCTGTCACTTCGACCAGACCAGCGTAGTCGATTTCCGGACGGGACAGCAGGTTCAGCAAGTTGTATTCGTGGGTCAGCGGCGTGCCGAATTTTTCGGCAATCGCGTCGCCCTGCTCGGTGCCCGGGCGAACCCAGGTACTTTTCAGGCGCTGCTCTTCCAGCGTGATGCTTTCGCGTTTTTTGCAGAAAGCGGCCCAGCGTGCGTCATCGACCAAACCCAGCTCGCGACCTTTTTCGGTCAAGCGCAGGTCAGC is a window of Pseudomonas antarctica DNA encoding:
- the atpG gene encoding F0F1 ATP synthase subunit gamma translates to MAGAKEIRSKIASIKSTQKITSAMEKVAVSKMRKAQMRMAASRPYAERIRQVIGHLANANPEYRHPFMIDREVKRVGYVVVSSDRGLCGGLNTNLFKALVKDMAVNREKGVEIDLCVVGSKGAAFFRNFGGNVVAAISHLGEEPSINDLIGSVKVMLDAYLEGRIDRLSVVSNKFINTMTQQPTVEQLIPLVATPDQELKHHWDYLYEPDAKELLDGLMVRYVESQVYQAVVENNAAEQAARMIAMKNATDNAGDLISDLQLIYNKARQAAITQEISEIVGGAAAV
- a CDS encoding F0F1 ATP synthase subunit I produces the protein METRTPNTLPFHRLAVFPVLLAQFVVLLIAALALWYWHGVVAGYSGLCGGLIALLPNMYFAHRAFRFSGARAAQSIVRSFYAGEAGKLILTAVLFALTFAGVKPLAPLAVFGVFVLTQLVSWFAPLLMKTRLSKP
- the atpE gene encoding F0F1 ATP synthase subunit C, which encodes METVVGLTAIAVALLIGLGALGTAIGFGLLGGKFLEGAARQPEMVPMLQVKMFIVAGLLDAVTMIGVGIALFFTFANPFVGQLAG
- the rsmG gene encoding 16S rRNA (guanine(527)-N(7))-methyltransferase RsmG, with translation MSSLVTSQHAEELSTGARQLGVDLTAAQHELLLGYLALLIKWNKAYNLTAVRNPDEMVSRHLLDSLSVMPFIENGRWLDVGSGGGMPGIPLAILFPDSQVTCLDSNGKKTRFLTQVKLELKLDNLQVIHSRVEEFTPELPFNGIVSRAFSSMENFSNWTRHLGDRDTRWLAMKGVHPSDELLALPADFHLDSEHALAVPGCQGQRHLLILRRTA
- a CDS encoding ParA family protein; its protein translation is MAKVFAIANQKGGVGKTTTCINLAASLVATKRRVLLIDLDPQGNATMGSGVDKHGLENSVYDLLIGECDLAQAMHYSEHGGYQLLPANRDLTAAEVVLLEMQMKESRLRSALAPIRENYDYILIDCPPSLSMLTLNALVAADGVIIPMQCEYFALEGLSDLVDNIKRIAELLNPNLQIEGLLRTMYDPRLSLMNDVSAQLKEHFGDQLYDTVIPRNIRLAEAPSYGMPALAYDKSSRGAIAYLALAGEMVRRQRRNSRTAAAQPT
- the atpB gene encoding F0F1 ATP synthase subunit A is translated as MAETTASGYIQHHLQNLTFGQLPNGGWGFAHTAAEAKEMGFWAFHLDTLGWSVALGLIFVLIFRMAAKKATSGQPGALQNFVEVLVEFVDGSVKDSFHGRSPVIAPLALTIFVWVFLMNAVDLIPVDWIPQLAILITGDHHIPFRAVSTTDPNATLGMALSVFALIIFYSIKVKGIGGFIGELTLHPFGSKNIFVQALLIPVNFLLEFVTLVAKPISLALRLFGNMYAGELVFILIAVMFGSGLLWLSGLGIVLQWAWAVFHILIITLQAFIFMMLTIVYLSMAHEENH
- a CDS encoding F0F1 ATP synthase subunit delta, with product MAELTTLARPYAKAAFEHAQAHQQLASWSAMLGLAAAVSQDDTMQRVLKAPRLTSADKAATFIEVCGDKFDVKVQNFIHVVAENDRLPLLPEIAALFDLYKAEEEKSVDVEVTSAFALNQEQQDKLAKVLSARLNREVRLQATEDASLIGGVVIRAGDLVIDGSIRGKIAKLAEALKS
- a CDS encoding F0F1 ATP synthase subunit epsilon, giving the protein MAMTVHCDIVSAEGEIFSGLVEMVIAHGELGDLGIAMGHAPLITSLKPGPITLTKQGGEKEVFYISGGFLEVQPNMVKVLADTVQRAGDLDEASAQEAVKAAEKALNEKGADFDYSAAAVRLAEAAAQLRTLQQIRKK
- the atpD gene encoding F0F1 ATP synthase subunit beta, producing MSSGRIVQIIGAVIDVEFPRDSVPSIYNALKVQSDAGTTLEVQQQLGDGVVRTIAMGSTEGLKRGLDVLDTGAAISVPVGKATLGRIMDVLGNPIDEAGPIDTEERWGIHRPAPSFAEQAGGNDLLETGIKVIDLVCPFAKGGKVGLFGGAGVGKTVNMMELIRNIAIEHSGYSVFAGVGERTREGNDFYHEMKDSNVLDKVALVYGQMNEPPGNRLRVALTGLTMAEKFRDEGNDVLLFVDNIYRYTLAGTEVSALLGRMPSAVGYQPTLAEEMGVLQERITSTKEGSITSIQAVYVPADDLTDPSPATTFAHLDATVVLSRDIASLGIYPAVDPLDSTSRQLDPNVIGQEHYDTARGVQYVLQRYKELKDIIAILGMDELSEADKQLVNRARKIQRFLSQPFFVAEVFTGASGKYVSLKDTIAGFKGILNGDYDHLPEQAFYMVGGIEEAIEKAKKL
- a CDS encoding ParB/RepB/Spo0J family partition protein yields the protein MAVKKRGLGRGLDALLSGPTVTSLEEQAVQAEERELQHLPLDLIQRGKYQPRRDMDPQALEELANSIKAQGVMQPIVVRPIGGGRFEIIAGERRWRASQQAGKETIPAMVRDVPDETAIAMALIENIQREDLNPIEEAIALQRLQQEFQLTQQQVADAVGKSRVTVSNLLRLIALPEVIKTMLSHGDLEMGHARALLGLPENQQVEGARHVVARGLTVRQTEALVRQWLSGKPAPVETAKPDPDIARLEQRLAERLGSAVQIRHGKKGKGQLVIGYNSLDELQGVLAHIR
- the glmU gene encoding bifunctional UDP-N-acetylglucosamine diphosphorylase/glucosamine-1-phosphate N-acetyltransferase GlmU, translated to MSLEIVILAAGQGTRMRSALPKVLHPVAGNSMLGHVIHSARQLDPQRIHVVIGHGADVVRERLAADDLNFVLQDKQLGTGHATAQAVPFISADTVLILYGDVPLIEVETLQRLLKHVVPGQMGLLTVELEDPTGYGRIVRDADGKVAAIVEHKDATEAQRAITEGNTGILAVPANKLADWMSRLSNNNVQGEYYLTDVIEMAVSDGLLVATEQPHDPMEVQGANDRKQLAELERHYQLREGRRLMAQGVTLRDPARFDVRGEVTVGRDVLIDINVILEGRVIIEDDVVIGPNCVIKDSTLRKGVVVKANSHIEGAVMGEGSDAGPFARLRPGSVLGARAHVGNFVELKNARMGDDAKAGHLAYLGDAVIGARSNIGAGAITCNYDGANKYQTTIGEDVFIGSNNSLIAPVTIGDGSNTAAGSTINQDVDKSQLAVARARQRNIDGWKRPVKIKKT
- the atpA gene encoding F0F1 ATP synthase subunit alpha, which produces MQQLNPSEISEIIKGRIDKLDVTSQARNEGTVVSVSDGIVRIHGLADVMYGEMIEFPGGVYGMALNLEQDSVGAVVLGAYTSLAEGMSAKCTGRILEVPVGKELLGRVVDALGNPVDGKGPLGNTETDAVEKVAPGVIWRKSVDQPVQTGYKAVDAMIPVGRGQRELIIGDRQIGKTALAIDAIINQKNSGIFCVYVAIGQKQSTIANVVRKLEENGALANTIIVAASASESPALQFLAPYSGCTMGEFFRDRGEDALIVYDDLSKQAVAYRQISLLLRRPPGREAYPGDVFYLHSRLLERASRVSEEYVEKFTNGAVTGKTGSLTALPIIETQAGDVSAFVPTNVISITDGQIFLESAMFNSGIRPAVNAGVSVSRVGGAAQTKIIKKLSGGIRTALAQYRELAAFAQFASDLDEATRKQLEHGQRVTELMKQKQYAPMSIADMALSLYAAERGFLTDVEITKIGSFEQALIAYFNRDHAELMAKINVKGDFNDDIDAGMKAGIEKFKATQTW
- a CDS encoding F0F1 ATP synthase subunit B, with protein sequence MNINATLIGQSVAFFIFVVFCMKFVWPPVIAALHERQKKIADGLDAATRAARDLELAQEKAGHQLREAKAQAAEIIEQAKKRGNQIVEEAVDKARVEADRVKASAHAEIEQELNGVKDALRAQLGALAVGGAEKILGATIDQNAHAELVNKLAAEI